One stretch of Qipengyuania gelatinilytica DNA includes these proteins:
- the astD gene encoding succinylglutamate-semialdehyde dehydrogenase codes for MSDVMISTEPATGNEIWRGKIGDVDEIMERAAKARTGWARESAPRRMEFMRRFANEVLKHAEPFAELIARETGKPLWEARTEVEAVKNKVEISISAYAERTGQKKLDSALQGSAALRHKPHGVMAVLGPYNFPAHLPNGHIVPALIAGNVVVFKPSEKTPAVGEFLVKLFHEAQVPEDVVQVVHGGAEAGKALVGHPLVNGVLFTGSARGGIAINRKLASDPSKIVALEMGGNNPIVMLETPKIEDAAVTIIQSAFTTAGQRCTAARRLVVLDSMYDEIVPAVTNLAKRLLVDEPFADPQPFMGTVIDNEAADLLVQSYEALTSHGAEAILEMTRKDDSLPFLTPGIIDSTAIDERPDVELFGPLLQVIRVKDFDEAIAEANNTRYGLSASLVGGEPADFERFWHEARAGIVNWNRPTNGASSAAPFGGIGLSGNHRPAAYYAADYCAYPVASSELDQPRASIGVGLADAVKTTRKSKDAHK; via the coding sequence GTGTCGGACGTAATGATTTCCACCGAACCTGCGACCGGAAACGAGATCTGGCGCGGCAAGATCGGTGATGTCGACGAGATCATGGAGCGTGCGGCAAAGGCGCGCACCGGATGGGCACGCGAATCCGCCCCCCGCCGCATGGAATTCATGCGCCGCTTTGCCAATGAAGTCCTCAAGCACGCAGAACCCTTCGCCGAACTGATCGCACGCGAAACGGGCAAGCCCCTGTGGGAAGCCCGCACCGAAGTCGAAGCGGTCAAGAACAAGGTAGAGATCTCGATCTCGGCCTATGCCGAACGTACCGGCCAGAAGAAGCTCGACAGTGCGCTTCAGGGTTCGGCAGCCCTGCGTCACAAGCCCCACGGCGTGATGGCCGTGCTCGGCCCCTACAATTTCCCCGCTCACTTGCCCAACGGCCACATCGTGCCCGCCCTCATCGCGGGCAATGTCGTGGTCTTCAAGCCGAGCGAGAAGACCCCCGCCGTCGGTGAATTCCTCGTAAAGCTGTTCCACGAGGCGCAGGTGCCCGAAGACGTGGTGCAGGTGGTTCATGGCGGTGCAGAAGCGGGCAAGGCGCTGGTCGGGCACCCGTTGGTCAACGGCGTCCTGTTCACCGGCTCCGCGCGGGGCGGCATCGCGATCAATCGCAAGCTGGCAAGCGATCCTTCCAAGATCGTGGCGCTCGAAATGGGCGGTAACAATCCGATCGTCATGCTTGAGACTCCCAAGATCGAGGATGCGGCGGTCACCATCATCCAGTCGGCATTCACCACTGCCGGCCAGCGCTGCACCGCCGCGCGCCGCCTGGTCGTGCTCGACAGCATGTATGACGAGATCGTGCCTGCGGTGACGAACCTCGCCAAGCGCCTGCTGGTGGACGAACCCTTCGCCGATCCGCAGCCCTTCATGGGCACGGTGATCGACAATGAAGCGGCTGATCTGCTCGTCCAGAGCTACGAGGCGCTGACATCGCACGGTGCGGAAGCGATCCTGGAGATGACGCGCAAGGATGACAGCCTGCCGTTCCTCACGCCGGGCATCATCGACAGCACCGCGATCGACGAACGCCCCGATGTGGAACTGTTCGGCCCGCTGCTGCAGGTCATCCGGGTCAAGGATTTCGACGAGGCGATCGCGGAAGCGAACAACACGCGTTACGGCCTTTCCGCTTCGCTCGTCGGGGGCGAGCCTGCCGATTTCGAACGCTTCTGGCACGAGGCTCGCGCCGGTATCGTCAACTGGAACCGCCCGACCAACGGCGCTTCGTCCGCCGCACCTTTCGGCGGCATTGGCCTGTCGGGCAATCACCGTCCGGCCGCCTATTATGCGGCAGACTATTGCGCCTATCCGGTCGCCAGCTCCGAGCTGGACCAGCCCCGCGCAAGCATCGGTGTCGGCCTGGCCGATGCAGTCAAGACAACCCGCAAGTCCAAGGACGCGCACAAGTAA
- a CDS encoding glycine zipper 2TM domain-containing protein: protein MNRILKTASLALAASGLTLAVPAAAAPLPAHAAPQAHVMAGDTVYEHGRGHHKHKKHKDRRYHGRHYDDRRYYREDRRYYREDRRDYRDTRPYYMRYDRNWGRPVYRDTRIWRGRDNRYYCEREDGTTGLLVGAGVGALIGHEVAGRGGDRTLGAIIGGAAGALLGRSIDRSSTRCG, encoded by the coding sequence ATGAACCGCATTTTGAAGACCGCATCGCTGGCGCTGGCCGCATCGGGCCTGACGCTCGCTGTGCCCGCAGCCGCCGCACCACTTCCCGCCCATGCCGCACCGCAGGCCCATGTGATGGCAGGCGATACGGTCTACGAGCACGGTCGCGGTCATCACAAGCACAAAAAGCACAAGGACCGGCGCTATCACGGCCGTCATTACGACGACCGCCGCTATTATCGCGAAGACCGTCGGTATTACCGCGAAGACCGTCGGGACTACCGCGACACACGCCCCTACTACATGCGCTACGACCGCAACTGGGGTCGCCCGGTCTATCGCGACACCCGCATCTGGCGCGGCCGCGACAACCGCTACTATTGCGAGCGTGAAGACGGCACCACGGGGCTGCTGGTCGGTGCCGGGGTCGGCGCGCTGATCGGCCACGAGGTCGCAGGGCGCGGCGGAGATCGCACGCTCGGCGCGATCATCGGCGGCGCGGCCGGCGCACTGCTGGGTCGCTCGATCGACCGCTCCAGCACCCGCTGCGGCTAA
- the rarD gene encoding EamA family transporter RarD, which yields MDTTETEHGRKGLIAALTAYVIWGFLPLYLILVKSVPPFEFVGWRIIWTLPICLVIVAVRKQLPDLKRALCNRRTMMWLLASSTLIAVNWVVYVWAIQAGNVYAASLGYYINPLFNVLLGTLLLKERLTRTQWAAVGLAVIGVSLLLGGALTTLWISLTLAISFGTYGLIRKQVDVGALPGLTIESIVLLLPAAGVAWFYAQSPMGTSIDDSFDLTLAIMLGGALTAFPLLLFAIAAKKLPYSTLGFIQFLAPSIVFILGLTVFGEDLKPVQAACFAFIWTAAALFVWDLWSRSRKPAAT from the coding sequence ATGGACACGACAGAAACCGAGCATGGCCGCAAGGGTCTCATCGCGGCGCTCACGGCCTATGTCATCTGGGGCTTCTTGCCGCTCTACCTGATACTGGTGAAGAGCGTTCCGCCGTTCGAATTCGTCGGCTGGCGCATCATCTGGACCTTGCCGATCTGCCTCGTCATCGTGGCGGTTCGCAAGCAACTGCCAGACCTGAAACGCGCGCTATGCAATCGCAGGACCATGATGTGGCTGCTTGCAAGCTCAACGCTGATCGCGGTGAACTGGGTGGTCTATGTCTGGGCGATCCAGGCGGGCAATGTCTACGCAGCCAGCCTCGGCTATTACATCAACCCGCTGTTCAACGTGCTGCTCGGCACCCTGCTGCTGAAGGAGCGCCTGACGCGCACGCAGTGGGCAGCCGTCGGCCTGGCCGTGATAGGCGTCTCCCTGCTGCTCGGCGGGGCTCTGACGACGCTGTGGATCAGCCTGACGCTCGCCATCAGCTTCGGCACCTATGGCCTGATCCGCAAGCAGGTGGATGTGGGCGCCCTGCCCGGGCTCACTATTGAATCCATCGTACTGCTGCTTCCTGCAGCCGGCGTCGCCTGGTTCTATGCGCAATCGCCGATGGGCACCTCGATCGACGATAGCTTCGACCTGACCCTGGCGATCATGCTCGGCGGGGCGCTGACGGCCTTCCCGCTGCTGTTGTTCGCCATCGCGGCCAAGAAACTGCCCTACTCGACGCTGGGCTTCATCCAGTTCCTTGCGCCGAGTATCGTTTTCATCCTCGGCCTGACCGTGTTTGGCGAGGATTTGAAGCCCGTTCAGGCTGCCTGCTTCGCCTTTATCTGGACGGCGGCGGCGCTGTTCGTCTGGGACCTGTGGTCGCGCTCTAGGAAGCCAGCCGCCACTTGA
- the pyrC gene encoding dihydroorotase — protein sequence MSTVSESLTIRRPDDWHLHFRDGETMRAVVPHTARQFGRAIVMPNLAPPVTTSALAAAYRDRIAAAVPEGVDFTPLMTAYLTDETDADDMAAGFADGVLTAAKLYPAGATTNSAHGVTDVANIEGVLERMAEIGMPLCVHGEVTHSDIDIFDREAVFIDRILAPLVERLPDLKVIFEHITTKQAVEFVDASGPRIGATITPQHLHINRNAILVGGIRPHMFCLPVAKREEHRLALRKAATSGSAKYFLGTDSAPHHRHAKESDCGCAGIFNAPFALESYVTVFDEEGALDRFEGFASLNGPAFYGLPVNEQTITLEKAPVEVPAEVDGGEAEIVPFHAGETLKWRLAS from the coding sequence ATGAGCACGGTATCCGAATCGCTAACCATCCGCCGCCCCGACGACTGGCATCTCCATTTCCGCGATGGCGAGACCATGCGCGCCGTGGTGCCGCATACGGCCCGCCAGTTCGGCCGTGCGATCGTAATGCCCAATCTCGCGCCGCCGGTCACCACCAGCGCTCTCGCGGCGGCCTATCGCGACCGTATAGCTGCGGCCGTACCCGAGGGTGTCGACTTCACGCCGCTGATGACTGCTTATCTTACCGACGAGACAGATGCCGACGACATGGCCGCAGGCTTTGCCGATGGTGTGCTGACCGCGGCCAAGTTGTATCCGGCGGGCGCGACCACAAATTCCGCGCATGGCGTGACCGATGTCGCCAATATCGAGGGTGTTCTCGAGCGCATGGCCGAAATCGGCATGCCGCTCTGCGTCCACGGCGAGGTCACCCATTCGGACATCGACATCTTCGACCGCGAGGCTGTCTTCATCGACCGGATCCTCGCCCCGCTGGTCGAGCGGCTACCCGATCTCAAGGTGATCTTCGAACACATCACCACGAAGCAGGCGGTCGAGTTCGTCGATGCTTCGGGGCCGCGCATCGGCGCGACGATCACGCCGCAGCACCTGCATATCAACCGGAACGCGATTCTGGTCGGCGGCATCCGTCCGCACATGTTCTGCCTGCCCGTCGCCAAGCGCGAGGAACACCGGCTCGCGCTGCGCAAGGCGGCGACATCGGGTTCGGCCAAGTATTTCCTCGGCACGGACAGCGCTCCGCACCATCGCCACGCCAAGGAAAGCGATTGCGGCTGTGCGGGTATCTTCAACGCGCCCTTCGCGCTCGAAAGCTATGTCACGGTCTTCGACGAGGAAGGTGCGCTCGACCGGTTCGAAGGATTTGCCAGCCTCAATGGCCCGGCATTCTACGGGCTGCCGGTGAACGAGCAGACGATCACGCTGGAGAAGGCACCCGTCGAAGTGCCTGCAGAGGTCGATGGCGGCGAGGCCGAGATCGTGCCCTTCCACGCGGGCGAGACGCTCAAGTGGCGGCTGGCTTCCTAG
- a CDS encoding YgfZ/GcvT domain-containing protein produces the protein MTATRLMNRAVIRLSPQGEDGDNVLDFLQGLLTNDLRQPLPVYAALLTPQGKTMFDMFVWPAGDGAILLDCEAEVAQDLAKRLTLYRLRRRIDIEVDDSVAVHWQGHQGDGGAPDPRLAALGQRWLAPAQDGEDAADEAYLEHRLSLGVPEGRAELGDILWLETNAVELHGVAFDKGCYIGQENTARMNWRSKVNRRLVVVPLEQSDEKRRKLAYDRLGLAVDHLRVSDIDAESAPEWLRAGLTPAE, from the coding sequence ATGACAGCAACCCGCCTGATGAACCGCGCCGTGATCCGCCTGAGCCCGCAGGGGGAGGACGGCGACAATGTCCTCGATTTCCTGCAAGGCCTGCTGACGAACGATCTCAGGCAGCCGCTGCCGGTCTATGCCGCCCTGCTGACACCGCAGGGCAAGACCATGTTCGACATGTTTGTCTGGCCCGCAGGCGATGGTGCGATCCTGCTCGATTGCGAGGCCGAGGTCGCACAGGATCTGGCCAAGCGCCTGACGCTTTATCGCCTGCGCCGCCGGATCGACATCGAGGTCGACGACAGTGTCGCCGTCCATTGGCAGGGACATCAGGGGGACGGCGGCGCGCCCGATCCCCGGCTTGCGGCGCTCGGCCAGCGGTGGCTTGCCCCCGCGCAGGACGGCGAGGACGCGGCAGACGAGGCCTATCTCGAGCATCGCCTCTCGCTTGGCGTGCCGGAAGGACGGGCTGAGCTGGGCGACATTCTCTGGCTCGAAACCAATGCGGTGGAGCTACACGGCGTAGCTTTCGACAAGGGGTGTTACATCGGTCAGGAAAATACCGCCCGCATGAACTGGCGCAGCAAGGTCAATCGCAGGCTTGTCGTGGTGCCGCTGGAGCAGTCGGACGAGAAACGGCGCAAGCTTGCTTACGACAGGCTCGGCCTCGCGGTCGATCACCTGCGGGTCAGCGATATCGATGCCGAGAGCGCGCCGGAATGGCTGCGCGCGGGCCTCACGCCGGCGGAGTAA
- a CDS encoding TetR/AcrR family transcriptional regulator, whose amino-acid sequence MATRKRLSPEESRLAALEAARSLLIETGPQSVTLKAVAGRIGRTHANLLHHFGSAAGLQKALAGHLAEAVCATIADAVRASRAGLGSPREVVDLAFDAFDKEGAGALASWMILTGNEDALTPIVETIHELVDEIAPEEAAHSGNATQVHEETLALVLMAMGDALIGSALARSLGLPATAARDRAERMLVRSLEAVTPPA is encoded by the coding sequence ATGGCAACTCGCAAACGACTTTCACCCGAGGAATCCCGACTGGCCGCGCTTGAAGCGGCGCGTTCGCTGCTGATCGAAACGGGGCCGCAGTCGGTCACCCTGAAGGCGGTTGCCGGACGAATCGGGCGTACCCACGCGAACCTGCTGCATCACTTCGGCTCGGCTGCGGGCCTGCAAAAGGCATTGGCCGGGCATCTGGCAGAGGCTGTGTGTGCGACCATCGCCGATGCCGTTCGCGCCAGCCGCGCAGGACTGGGCAGTCCGCGCGAAGTGGTCGACCTGGCGTTCGATGCATTCGACAAGGAGGGTGCAGGTGCGCTCGCCAGCTGGATGATCCTCACCGGCAATGAAGACGCGCTGACGCCGATCGTCGAGACTATTCACGAACTGGTCGATGAGATTGCGCCAGAAGAAGCCGCGCATTCCGGAAATGCGACCCAGGTACATGAAGAAACCTTGGCGCTGGTGCTGATGGCCATGGGCGATGCGTTGATCGGCTCCGCGCTTGCCCGCTCACTCGGCCTGCCCGCCACTGCCGCACGCGACCGTGCCGAGCGAATGCTGGTCCGTTCGCTGGAAGCGGTTACTCCGCCGGCGTGA
- a CDS encoding metal-dependent hydrolase: MNAPVKIDTDTDRQAPTPADLTITVRDERFNRGTTPRRWWAGEPFGTAWHNALSATFPRGEAFFIEAVKAHREGADPQLAEEIRAFVKQEINHTREHIAFNRLAEDHGYDIKAIDQRVAEMLALTKDRPVIVNLAATMALEHYTAMMAAEFLANPRHFKDADPEVRKMWEWHSIEEIEHKGVAFDTYLHATKDWTNWRRWKLRSLMMLIVTFNFFKNRCHDTLELLAQDGITGWKAKWGLFKYLTVTPGVVRRILPAWLAYFKPGFHPWDHDDRALIGKYEGEFRAALMPAE; the protein is encoded by the coding sequence ATGAACGCCCCCGTAAAGATCGATACCGATACCGACCGCCAGGCACCCACGCCGGCCGACCTCACCATCACCGTGCGCGACGAGCGTTTCAATCGCGGCACCACGCCGCGTCGCTGGTGGGCAGGTGAACCCTTCGGCACTGCATGGCACAATGCCCTTTCCGCTACTTTCCCGCGCGGCGAGGCATTCTTCATCGAAGCCGTGAAGGCGCACCGCGAGGGTGCAGACCCGCAGCTGGCCGAAGAAATCCGCGCTTTCGTAAAGCAGGAAATCAACCACACCCGCGAACACATCGCCTTCAATCGCCTCGCCGAAGATCACGGCTACGACATCAAGGCGATCGACCAGCGCGTTGCCGAGATGCTAGCCCTGACCAAGGATCGCCCGGTCATCGTCAATCTCGCAGCGACCATGGCGCTGGAACACTATACCGCCATGATGGCTGCCGAATTCCTCGCCAACCCGCGGCACTTCAAGGACGCCGATCCCGAGGTTCGCAAGATGTGGGAATGGCATTCGATCGAGGAAATCGAGCACAAGGGCGTCGCCTTCGATACCTATCTCCACGCGACGAAGGACTGGACGAATTGGCGCCGCTGGAAGCTGCGCAGCCTCATGATGCTGATCGTGACGTTCAACTTCTTCAAGAACCGCTGCCACGACACGCTCGAGCTGCTCGCGCAGGATGGCATCACCGGCTGGAAGGCCAAGTGGGGCCTGTTCAAGTATCTCACGGTCACTCCGGGCGTGGTGCGCCGCATCCTCCCTGCGTGGCTGGCTTATTTCAAGCCGGGCTTCCACCCGTGGGACCACGACGACCGCGCGCTGATCGGCAAGTACGAAGGCGAATTCCGGGCGGCGTTGATGCCTGCCGAATAA
- a CDS encoding GNAT family N-acetyltransferase translates to MFHVTERLLLRPAWPEDADALFGGIADKGVVRNLARAPWPYLPEHALTFVKRMQDPRYPVFLITMPTERGSQLVGCIGIDAGEEATELGYWIARPFWGRGFATEAGRGVIEVARLLGHERLTAGHFTDNPASGKVLRKLGFLPTGKTAMRHSCGRGEDAECVMYSLDLEEGEVSSLQAA, encoded by the coding sequence ATGTTCCATGTAACCGAAAGGCTGCTGTTGCGGCCTGCCTGGCCCGAAGATGCAGATGCACTGTTTGGCGGTATCGCCGACAAGGGAGTCGTCCGCAATCTTGCCCGTGCGCCCTGGCCGTACCTTCCCGAGCATGCCCTTACCTTCGTCAAGCGCATGCAGGACCCGCGATATCCGGTCTTCCTGATTACCATGCCCACCGAGCGTGGGTCGCAACTCGTCGGCTGTATCGGGATCGATGCAGGCGAGGAGGCTACCGAGCTCGGTTACTGGATTGCCCGGCCCTTCTGGGGCCGCGGCTTCGCGACCGAGGCAGGTCGCGGCGTGATCGAGGTGGCCCGCTTGCTGGGGCATGAGCGCCTGACAGCCGGTCACTTCACCGACAATCCCGCCTCGGGCAAGGTGCTGCGCAAGCTCGGCTTCCTGCCCACCGGCAAGACCGCCATGCGGCACAGCTGCGGGCGCGGCGAGGACGCCGAATGCGTCATGTACAGCCTCGACCTGGAAGAAGGCGAGGTCTCCAGCCTGCAAGCAGCCTGA
- the rpmA gene encoding 50S ribosomal protein L27 has protein sequence MAHKKAGGSSRNGRDSAGRRLGVKKFGSENVVAGNIIVRQRGTKFYPAVNVGMGKDHTLFALTDGVVRFHSGKLGRKYVSVDAMAEAAE, from the coding sequence ATGGCACATAAAAAAGCAGGCGGTTCATCGCGTAACGGTCGCGACTCAGCCGGTCGTCGTCTTGGTGTGAAGAAGTTCGGCAGCGAAAACGTCGTCGCCGGCAACATTATCGTGCGCCAGCGCGGCACCAAGTTCTACCCGGCCGTCAACGTCGGCATGGGCAAGGACCACACGCTGTTCGCGCTTACCGACGGCGTAGTCCGATTCCACTCGGGCAAGCTCGGCCGCAAATACGTTTCGGTCGACGCGATGGCAGAAGCTGCCGAATAA
- the rplU gene encoding 50S ribosomal protein L21: protein MFAVVRTGGKQYRVAAGDKIAVEKLAGEAGDTITLGDILLAGEGDKIEDASKVTVSAEIIAQAKSEKVVVFKKRRRHNYRRKNGHRQMMTLLRITDVGTGGAKKAAPKKAEEKKAAPKKDTSEEKAAPKAKKAAPKKAAATKAAPAKKAPAKKAAPKKTESKK, encoded by the coding sequence ATGTTCGCAGTAGTGCGCACGGGCGGCAAGCAATACCGGGTTGCCGCCGGAGACAAGATCGCGGTTGAGAAGCTGGCTGGCGAAGCCGGTGACACCATCACGCTGGGCGACATCCTGCTCGCCGGCGAAGGCGACAAGATCGAAGACGCCTCGAAGGTGACTGTTTCGGCCGAAATCATCGCTCAGGCGAAGAGCGAAAAGGTCGTCGTCTTCAAGAAGCGTCGTCGTCACAACTACCGTCGCAAGAACGGTCACCGTCAGATGATGACGCTGCTGCGCATCACCGACGTCGGCACCGGCGGCGCCAAGAAGGCTGCTCCGAAGAAGGCCGAAGAAAAGAAGGCCGCTCCGAAGAAGGACACTTCCGAAGAGAAGGCAGCGCCCAAGGCCAAGAAGGCTGCGCCGAAGAAGGCTGCAGCCACCAAGGCGGCTCCCGCCAAGAAGGCTCCTGCCAAGAAGGCAGCGCCTAAGAAGACCGAATCCAAGAAGTAA
- a CDS encoding Crp/Fnr family transcriptional regulator, giving the protein MSLSCATCPVRDRAACAVLSEEERDELARVGRTRKLSRGETLFSAGESEAACATLKSGALKITSTDIDGRERILSLVHPSGFIGEMFGPYMRHDVVALGDAELCVFSGPNFAEAVNRFPRLGQALLRRTQEDLYASRELLALTGNASAEQRVAGALLSLARAASDSPCHPATSFELPLSRGELADMLGITIETVSRMLTRFEKDGAIKRTGKRGIDLVDPALLPLS; this is encoded by the coding sequence ATGAGCCTTTCCTGCGCCACCTGCCCGGTTCGCGACCGTGCCGCCTGCGCGGTGCTGAGCGAAGAAGAGCGGGACGAGCTGGCCCGGGTCGGCCGCACCCGCAAATTGTCGAGGGGCGAAACGCTTTTCTCTGCGGGCGAGAGCGAAGCGGCCTGCGCCACGCTGAAATCCGGCGCGCTGAAGATCACTTCGACCGATATCGACGGACGCGAACGCATATTGTCGCTCGTTCACCCTTCCGGTTTCATCGGTGAGATGTTCGGTCCCTACATGCGCCACGACGTCGTAGCGCTGGGTGATGCGGAGCTGTGCGTTTTCTCCGGCCCCAATTTTGCCGAGGCGGTGAACCGCTTTCCCCGGCTCGGACAGGCGCTCCTGCGGCGCACGCAGGAAGATCTCTACGCCAGCCGCGAATTGCTCGCGCTCACCGGGAATGCCTCGGCCGAGCAGCGCGTGGCAGGTGCCCTGCTCTCGCTCGCCCGCGCTGCCAGCGATTCGCCCTGCCATCCGGCCACGAGCTTCGAACTGCCCCTCTCACGCGGCGAACTTGCCGACATGCTGGGCATCACGATCGAAACCGTCAGCCGCATGCTCACGCGGTTCGAAAAGGACGGGGCGATCAAGCGCACAGGTAAGCGCGGGATCGATCTGGTCGACCCCGCGCTCTTGCCCCTCTCCTGA